TCGGAGAGGTGGCGATGTGGTTAAGTTTCGTGGCTACTGCCCCCTTGGTCTTTTGTACTGTGTGATGTGCTTCGCGTTTGTGTGGTTTAGTAGCTTCTCGTCTGCTGTGTAGAAGTCAACGCCCAGGGACTCCGCCAGCGATATGTACGCCGCGTCGTAAACAGTGACGCCCAGCCTCAGCGCCGTTTCTAGCACCCGCGCCGGCTCGACGTCGATAATCTCGATATCCGTCTGGTGGAGGAGCTTAAGCGCCTCTACCGCCTTGTCTCTGCTGATTATCCCTCTGAGTGCGTATTTCCGCAGGGCGCTGGCCACCTCAAGCCATAGGCACGGCGGGGCGGAGGCCCTCACTCTGCCGGCTAGGTGATCATCTCTCAGCTTCCTCGCCTCTTGGTGGTGGGGCTCGGGGAGCGCCCACTTGACGACTACCGAGGCGTCAACTACGAGCCTCACGCTCCTCTCTTATCCACTGGGTGGAGTAGTCGCTGTCTATCTCCAGCCCGGCTGATAGGCTGTCCAGCGCGGCGGCCAGCCTCCTGGCTTTCTCCTCCCGCACCCTCTGCTCTAGGTACCTTCTTATCTCCTCTGCGTAGTTTATGCCGAGTT
The sequence above is drawn from the Pyrobaculum ferrireducens genome and encodes:
- a CDS encoding antitoxin; the encoded protein is MSVVIGVRVPRRLKEELEKLGINYAEEIRRYLEQRVREEKARRLAAALDSLSAGLEIDSDYSTQWIREEREARS
- a CDS encoding type II toxin-antitoxin system VapC family toxin, producing the protein MRLVVDASVVVKWALPEPHHQEARKLRDDHLAGRVRASAPPCLWLEVASALRKYALRGIISRDKAVEALKLLHQTDIEIIDVEPARVLETALRLGVTVYDAAYISLAESLGVDFYTADEKLLNHTNAKHITQYKRPRGQ